One window of the Spea bombifrons isolate aSpeBom1 chromosome 8, aSpeBom1.2.pri, whole genome shotgun sequence genome contains the following:
- the ENDOG gene encoding endonuclease G, mitochondrial, with amino-acid sequence MGFRARALISGVSLAIGAALGAGVTGWRLRGDAGIGGMCVEAASELSVPPAAGIARFGLPGFSQLKSRESHVLSYDPRLRGPAWVLEQLNGERLQGSADRRGSEFREDDSVHPYHRAANSDYRGSGFDRGHMAAAANHKWSQKAMDDTFMLSNVYPQNPHLNQNAWNNLEKYCRGLTKSHKNVYVCTGPLFLPRMEPDGKMFVKYQVIGKNNVAVPTHFFKVVVLEKFSGEIELRPYVMPNSPVDEKIPLDRFLVPIESIERAAGLLFVPNLLKSTNSLKAISAGGK; translated from the exons ATGGGCTTCCGCGCTCGGGCACTCATCTCCGGGGTCTCCTTAGCCATTGGAGCCGCGCTCGGAGCCGGGGTAACGGGCTGGAGGTTACGGGGAGATGCCGGTATCGGTGGCATGTGTGTGGAAGCCGCGAGCGAGCTGTCTGTACCCCCCGCAGCCGGTATCGCACGTTTCGGCCTCCCGGGGTTTAGCCAGTTAAAGAGCCGGGAGTCTCACGTGCTGAGCTATGATCCCCGGCTCCGCGGGCCCGCCTGGGTCCTGGAGCAGCTGAACGGCGAGCGGCTACAGGGCAGCGCGGACCGGCGGGGGAGCGAGTTTCGGGAGGACGACTCGGTGCATCCGTATCACCGGGCCGCCAACTCCGACTACCGGGGTTCCGGCTTCGACAGAGGCCACATGGCGGCGGCAGCCAACCACAAGTGGAGCCAGAAGGCAATGGATGACACCTTCATGCTGAGCAACGTGTATCCCCAG aatcCTCACCTCAACCAAAATGCCTGGAATAACCTGGAGAAATACTGCCGGGGGCTAACGAAAAGccataaaaatgtttatgtgtgCACCGGACCCCTCTTCCTGCCCAG gATGGAACCCGACGGCAAGATGTTCGTGAAGTACCAGGTGATCGGTAAAAATAACGTGGCCGTCCCCACACACTTTTTTAAGGTGGTGGTCTTGGAGAAGTTCAGTGGAGAAATCGAGCTGCGACCCTACGTAATGCCAAACTCCCCTGTGGATGAAAAGATCCCACTGGATCGCTTTCTGGTGCCCATAGAGAGCATCGAACGTGCGGCGGGGTTATTATTCGTCCCCAATCTTTTGAAAAGTACCAACAGCCTAAAGGCCATCAGCGCCGGTGGGAAGTGA